A genomic stretch from Mus pahari chromosome 6, PAHARI_EIJ_v1.1, whole genome shotgun sequence includes:
- the Cylc2 gene encoding cylicin-2, whose product MSIPRFLKVTYGAYDNYIPVSELSKKSWNQQYFSLAFPKPPRPGKKRRSLPSQLQNNTAPVNDEEKLGVHRPPLWMHRSLMRISERPSVYLAARKDLIPKAPHFGKGESKRVGKHKSLASEKTKKEVKLKNDGFEAKEKTALKTDKEQSPKPATKKISRDSQKDTGRISSESEGEKAGVKKGSKKVKNKPKGKDSASESGSEKTGSKKEAKATKKGSKDKDSATESGGEKAGSKKEAKATKKGSKDKDSATESGGEKAGSKKEAKATKKGSKDQVSATEPGGEKAGSKKEAKADKKDATSSQETLLSTAADKDGKNKEEKPVKQISKSKDTVIDSASEKGAEKKEGKKKEGKKEKKKKDGEGKEGGKKEKKDKKDKKDKKDKKDKKDKKDKKDKKDKKDKKDKKEKKDKKVK is encoded by the exons tcAGTGAATTAAGCAAAAAATCATGGAATCAGCAATACTTTTCCCTGGCATTTCCCAAACCACCAAGGCCAGGAAAAAAACGAAGATCATTACCTTCCCAGTTACAGAATAATACAGCTCCT GTAAATGATGAAGAAAAATTAGGAGTTCACAGACCACCATTATGGATGCACCGTTCCCTGATGAGAATATCCGAGAGACCATCGGTTTATTTAGCTGCCAGGAAGGACCTTATACCAAAAGCACCTCATTTTGGCAAGGGAGAGTCTAAAAGAGTGGGCAAACACAAGTCTTTGGCttcagaaaaaacaaagaaagaagtaaaactgAAAAACGATGGATTTGAAGCCAAAGAGAAGACAGCGTTAAAGACAGACAAGGAACAAAGTCCCAAACCAGCTACAAAGAAAATTTCAAGGGATTCACAAAAGGACACGGGAAGAATATCTTCAGAATCTGAAGGCGAAAAGGCTGGTGTGAAGAAGGGATccaagaaagttaaaaataagccAAAGGGCAAAGACTCGGCCTCAGAATCTGGAA GTGAAAAGACTGGTTCGAAGAAAGAAGCCAAGGCCACTAAAAAAGGATCAAAGGATAAAGATTCGGCCACAGAATCTGGAGGTGAAAAAGCTGGTTCGAAGAAAGAAGCCAAGGCCACTAAAAAAGGATCAAAGGATAAAGATTCGGCCACAGAATCTGGAGGTGAAAAGGCTGGTTCGAAGAAGGAAGCCAAGGCCACTAAAAAAGGATCAAAGGATCAAGTTTCAGCCACAGAACCTGGAGGTGAAAAGGCTGGTTCgaagaaggaagccaaggcagataAAAAAGATGCAACGAGTTCACAAGAAACACTTTTAAGTACAGCGGCTGACAAAGATggcaaaaacaaagaagaaaaacctgTTAAACAGATTTCAAAAAGCAAAGATACAGTTATAGATTCTGCAAGTGAAAAGGGAGCTGAAAAGAAAGAgggcaagaagaaggaagggaaaaaggagaagaaaaagaaagatggagaaggaaaagagggtggtaagaaagagaagaaagacaagaaggacaagaaggacaagaaggacaagaaagacaagaaggacaagaaggacaagaaggacaagaaggacaagaaagacaagaaggacaagaaggaaaagaaggacaaGAAGGTGAAGTAG